GGCTTAGCACCTTCTTCGCCTTCCTTGAAACGATTCATACGGTTTTGAATCGAGACCATTTCATTTTCTTCTTCTTGAACAAAACTTGGTCTTTTTGGATCTTGTCTTTCAGTTAATGGCGTGCGACGATCGTAGGCATTTTGCAACGGTTCGTCATCAAACTCGTCATTAAAACTTTCGTTAAAAGGTTGCATATTTTGATGATTAACTTGTTGGTCATAATCATTAACGCTATTTGGTTGTGGTTGTGGTTGAATTCTTTGTTCTGGTTCAATATTTTGACGGTTGTTCATTGGTTGGAATCCTTGATTATAAGATTGATCCATTTTGCGATAGTCATCTTCAAAACCAGTAGCAATTACTGTTACAATCAACTCATCATCAAGGTTTTCATTAATAGCAATTCCGAAAATAATATTTAAATCTTCTCCACTCGCTTGTTGAACAATATCAACCGCATCATAAGCGTCATTTAGTGAGACATTTTTACCACCAGTAACGTTAACAATAGCATCCTTAGCCCCTCTTACACTTGTTTCTAAAAGTGATGAAGTAATTGCTTTGTTAGCAGCTTCAATTGCTTTGTCAGGACCTTTTCCAATTCCGATTCCAAATAAGGCATTCCCTTTTCCGCGCATAACAGTTCTTACATCAGCAAAATCTAAGTTAATAACTGAAGGAACTGCAATTAAATCAGTAATGGTTTGAACTCCTTGTTTTAGAATATTATCAGCTTCTCTAAATGATTCAGCAACAGGTATTCCTCCAATGATATCCAATAAACGATCATTTGAAATGATTATAATTGAATCAACATATTTACGCAATTCTTCAATTCCTTGAACAGCGTAAGAGTTTCGCATGCGACCCTCAAATCTGAAAGGCTTAGTTACAATCCCAATAACTAGGGCTCCAGTCTCTTTAGCGATTCGAGCGATTTCAGGAGCAGCACCGGTTCCAGTACCCCCACCCATTCCAGCGGCTATGAAAATTAAATCACTACCTGAAAGTACCTCTTTTAATTTAGCTTCGGTTTCGATAGCAGCTTGTCTTCCAATATCTGGATTAGCTCCTGCTCCTAGGCCTTTAGAGATTTCTGCACCAATAACAATCTTAGTTTCAGCTTTACTTGCAGCTAAAACTTGAGCATCGGTGTTTGCAACGATGAATTCCACGCCTTGAACGTTTTCTTCAACCATTCTATTAACGGCATTGCAACCTCCTCCACCAACTCCAACTACTCTAATTTTGGCAGTTTGGTTTAAATTTAAATTAATCTCGCTCATTTTTATTCTCCTAACTAAGTTTATTTATTAAAAAATATTATTAACAGATGATTTTTTCCGTTTGTTTTATAATACCATTTTGTTAAGCAAAATTGTCATTTTATTGAAAATTAGATCTTGACATATTTGGCATTTGTTGTAAATTTTGGTAATTATTAGGTTGACCAATTTGGGGATTTAATCTTGGTTGACCCATTTGGGGATTGAACATTGGTTGACCAATTTGGGGATTTAATCTTGGTTGACCGTGACTATGTCCGTGTCCATGAGTTGATTCTTGATGTGAGTGATTGTGTTTTGCACCTTCATTTTGGTTTAAATCAATTTCCTCCGCTTTTTCAACCCCTGTTGAAGTTTTTATTAGTTTGCTATTTTTATTTGTTATATGTTCTTGAATCATAATTCCACAAAGCGCAGTTGCTCAAATATCATTTCCCCCAATTACATCTGAATAATAGATCATTTGGTGATTTATTAAATCTTTTGAAATTAAAAGGTCCTCAAAACCAGATATTTCAGTAATTTTACCTGTGTGATAAATTTGATAATCATTATTAGTATTTTCGATAATTTCACGTTTAATAATATTGTTTAATTTGCGCATTACCCCGGAAATAGCTTCTTGGAAAATACTTTTAAATTCTCCGATTGTTAGTTCAAAGTTTTTATTTTCACTTGTTAAGTGTTTACGATATATTATTGATTCGCTTAAATTGTTTGATTTGAAATCTAAAATTTTGAAAAGGTATTTTTTAACAACATCTGGTTTAGTATAAATTTTAGCCCCAATTTCTTCAGCCATTTTATCAAGACCGACATTAATTGGTGTAATTCTTACTAAAGTTTCTTGAGCAAAAATGTTTAATGAAATATATTCTGAATCTCAGTTTACCACAAGAGATATTTTGTTTCTTAAGTCCGCAATATTAACAATTTGTCTAGCTAAAGCATATGGTTTAATTAGACAGTTCAAAACTTCATATCCCCCCATTTTTACGACTTGAAGGTGAGAGTTGTAAACTTTCGAAGGTACTGTATATACGTTTGAATACATAGCAATTTTATGAGCTACAGCCCCGATTGGAGCCACACCCTTTTTGTAGGTGTCATCAATTACATAACGAGTTGGTTTAATAGAAACGACTTTGCGACTATCTGAATAGTTAACATCTTTTGCCTCGTTATTTAAATGGTTTATATCTTGATAATTGACAATTCTTGCAGCCCCTCCATTACTAATATTTAGTGTTGATATCGCCTCTTTAATTTCAGTGTCTTTTTCAGGAACAACAACCGCAATATTTAATATTTTTTTATTGAAGTTTCTTTCGTATTCTTTAACTACACGAGCCAATAAATTTGCAGTACTTTTTAAATCGATTACTTCATTTTCTTCGTTTAATCAGTTACCGATTTCTTTGAATTTATGTAAAATTTTCAAAGTTTTATTAGCCTGGTATTTACCAGCGGCGAAACGAAATTCGTTTTTAGTTATTTCCAATGCGGCATATATTTCGTTTTTCATTTTTTTTAACTCCTTCTATCTTTTTTTAATTACTCACAATTTTGCGCTATGAGCACGGTTGTTAATTTCTAATTCTTCTTTGCTGGGTTTAATTGGTCTTTTGACAACTAGTTCAAATTCTTTTTCAGAAGCTACCTCAACTGGTAATTTTGAAATTAATTTATCTTTCTCATCAGTTGTGACATCCTTGAAAATTTTTTTAACCACTTTTTCTTCTAGTGACTGAAATGTAATAATTGCTAACACACCATTTTTATTCAAAATCTTTAAAGAACTTTTTATCCCCATTTCAAGAACTTCCATTTCATTGTTCACACAAATTCTTAGAGCTTGAAACACTTTTTTAGCGGGGTGTTTCTTTTCCTTTAACACCTTTTGAGGTAGTGCTGTTTTGATAATATCAACAAGTTGCAAGGTTGTATCAATCGCTTGTTGTGATCTTGATTCAATAATTCGATTAGCGATGCGGACCGCATAATCCTCTTCGCCATACTCTCTAAAGATTTTAATTAAATCCGAAAGTCCTCATTGATTAACAACCTTTCATGCAGTTAAATCATTGGTTTCTTGATTCATACGCATGTCAAGTTTACCATCCAAACGATAACTAAATCCTCGATGTGAATTATCAAATTGTGGTGATGAAACGCCTAAATCAAATAGTATTCCATCAACTTTGAAAACACCATTTAAAGCTAATAAGGATTGAATTTCGCTAAAATTTCCTTGCAGAACTTTGAAATTAGTACTAATATTTGCTAGTTCTTTCTCACCATAATCAATTGCAGTTTTGTCTTGATCTAAAGCATACAGTTGCCCAACTGTTAAACGCTTTAGTATTTCCTTGCTGTGGCCTGCACGACCTAAAGTTGCATCAACATAAATACCATAATCTCTAATATCGAGAATCTGAATTGATTCTTTTAATAAAACAGGAACATGATGTTCACTCATTATTTAGCTCCGCCTAACTGGTTGGCAACTTCTTCTAGGTCGGTCAAATGACCATTGCTATACTCTTCATACTTTTTAACATCTCAAATTTCAATTTTGTCTCCAATACCTAATAGCAGCACGCTTTTTGAAATTTCCGCTAAATTCAATAAATTACCTGGAATTTTAATTCTTCCAGCGTTATCAAAATCAATTTCAGCGGAATTTGAAAAAATCTGTCTTGCAACTAGTCTTGCATTAGAGTTAGTAGAACTATGTTGTGAGATTTCTTTGTATCAGATCTCAAACTCTGTTTGACTTCTAATCTCTAAACAACCTTCAAATCCTTTTGAAACATAAATGGTATCACCCAATTGGTTTCTCAGCTTTGAAGGGATTGTTAATCGAGATTTTTCATCTAAATTATGTTCAAATGTACCTAATAACACAAAATCCCCCACTTTCTCCCACTTGAAAACATTATATATCTTTTTATGGTCTTAGGCAACATTTTTGCAAATTATTTTCAAAAAAACGATAAATATTATAAAAAGTAAAAATGGTCAAAAAGCCAGTGTTTATCGGGGTTTTTGCTTGTTTTATCAACTTATATCCTATTAAAAAAAACAATATTTAATATTTTTTTATTTTATTTTTTGAACTAAAGAAAAAAACAGTGGTTTTTGGCCCCACTTTTAAACCCATATTTAAAGAATTTTTGGATATTAAATAAAAAAACTCCATCATGTTTTAAACATGATGGAGTTAAATGATTAATAATATCGCTTCTATTAAGAATTAGTTATCAATTTTAACTACTTCTTTACCTTTGTAATTTCCGCATTCTCTACATACACGGTGCGGTCTAATCATTGCACCGCAGTTTTGACAAGAAATAATTGCGTTTGAAACCAAGCTCAAGTGACTACGACGTTTGTTTTTCGCAGCCTTACTGGTCTTTCTAAATGGTACAGCCATATTTACACCTCCTATTTTATTTAATGTTTTTGTCTTTTTCTTGTAAATCAAGAAGTTTAGATCAGCGTTCATCTACGCGATTTTCTTGTTGTTCGTTAAATTGATCTTCTGATAATAAACTTCAATTTTTACCAACCTTAGAAATTGTACCATAATTATTAGATAAGTTTAAAGGAATATTTAAAAGAATTTCATCAATAATTAATTCATCTAGTAATAATTGGTCGTTTAACAACAAATTTTGTTGATCACTATATTTTTGGTTAAAAGTATACGTATCATTTCAGTTTAAACTATCTTTATGCGGGAAAACCTCGCCTGTACGTGCATCCAAAGCCATTATTTCAAAATCAATAACTCCTTGAATTTCGACATTTTCAATCATGTCTGAATATCTTATTAGACCTTTAAATTGAGCATTTTTAAACTCTGAAATTAAATACTCTTGATAGTCTCTTTCTTTTGAAACCTCAACGCTAAAATCTAATTCAATTTTCTTTTTTAAATTTAGATCTCTTTTGGTAAAAATCATCATTTTAACGTACCTTTAGCCCTAAATTATCAATATTAGCTATTATTTTGTTAAACTCATCATTTATCTCGTTATCTGATAATTGTTTTTCCAATGAATTAAAAGTAAAGTTCATGGCAATAGCTTTTAGTTGATTACTTTGTAGCTTTTCGTCCACATAAACATCAATAACCTTAAAGCCAATTAAGTGGTCAACATCTTTAATGATATCTTTAAAGAAAGAACCCAAATTTTTATCGTCTTGAATTTCAAAAGAAACATCTCTACTTGTTTTTTGAAATCTAGAAATTGGTTTCAAGTCAATCACTTTTTTAGAAATCGCTTCAATTTCACTTAAATTCAATTCCAAAATTAGTGTTCCAGCAACTTTTAAAGATTGTTCTTTTTTAGGATTTAGCTTAAATAAGAAACCGATCACTTTTTGTTCGTAACAGATTTTGGCATTAATAAAAGGATGCATATCATTATTGGATTCACTATTTCAGATAAAATCAACGTTGGATAAATCAACATTCATAATTGTTAAGATGTTTTCACAAATTGCTTTCAAGTATTCAAAACTTACAGCAATTTTAGTCTTAAAGACCTTATCATCAATTAAATCACCTGTAATGGCTATTGCTAAATGTCTTTGTCTAACTCCACTTAAATTGTAAATATCAGCAACTTCATAAAGTTTTGTGCTTTTATTTCCACGGCTTGAATTTAGTTCGACTACATCAATTAAAGACTTAGCTAAACTTTGACGATAAACCTCATGATTTTTACTAATTGGTGACATTAGCTTAATGGGGTTATTTAGCTTAAATAGGTCTCACTCGGAAACATCTTCAGCCTTGGTTAGCGAATAGGTTTTAACATTTGCATAACCAGCCCCTATCAAGTAGTTTGCTAACTTACTTTGAACATTGCGAGCTAAATTTTGTGGTTTACCAACCATAGTTAATGTTGGGGGAACTGCTTTAATATTGTCATATCCATATAGGCGCGCAATTTCCTCGATTATATCTGCTTCAAAATTTAAATCTAATCGATTTGGATCGCAAATAAATTCAAAAGTATTGTTTTTCTCACCAACTGTAGTAATTTGAAAATCTAGTTGACTAAATAGTTTTTGAATTCTTTTTAGATTAAGACCAAAACCCAAATACTCACGAATTCTTTTAGATGGCAACAATATTTTCTTAACATCAAAATCAGGTTTTTTAATATAGGCAAGTTCTTGTCTAGTATCAATAAAATCATATTTTTGTAATAAAGCTGTGGTTATTTCATTTGCCTGAATTACTAAATTTGTGCTCATCGGTTTCATAAATCTTTGTAAAACGCAATTTGATTTATTTAATAACTTTTGTTGACGTCGCATAATAATTGGTGAAATATTTAAAAATAATGCTACCAAATTCAAGCTTTTCTCTGTTGGTTGGAATTCCTTTTCAACATTGTTTCCTAAAATTACAACAACCTTGTCATCCATTGTTAGACCAATTTTTGGTTCTTTATCACTACCAAGGTTAGTAATTTTTAATGGCGCAGTTATTTTATCAGGATCCAAAAAAATTGTTGGTTGACCCGATTCAAACGCAATCAAATTAGAAAGATCTTCAAAAAAACTATCTTCTTTTTTGATTCCGCTATATTTCATCATCAATTCATCATTTGAATAAATAAATAAATTTTCTGAATCAAGTGAATAGATTTTTTTAGTTTCAAATGCTGAGTAAGCAATCATTTTAACTTCATCTGATAAAATAGTATCAATTTGAACATCTATATTAATGGGTTTTTTAACCTGGGCTATGTTATTTTTAAAATCGAAATTAAAATCACGATTGAAATAATTACCAACCTCTTTGGCTAATTGCAAGGCAGAAAGAGCATCGCTACGATTTAAAGTTAAATCCACTTCTCAAGTATAATCTTCAAAACCAATTTGCTCTAAAATTGAATCACCTGAAGACTTGTATAAGTCTTCTTTAGCGTGGATTTCATAAATACCATCAAGTTCCTTTTCGGTCTGAAATTCTGGTTTCATCCCAATTTCTGTTAAAGAACAAATCATTCCCTCAGAACTTTTACCTTGAATTTCACGTTTATTAATAGTTAAACCATTGGCAATTGTCATTCCAGGTAAAGCTGTGATTACAAATTGGCCTTCCCCAACATTGCTAGCACCACAAAGAATCATATGAGGTAAATCAGTTCCTGTGTCCACAAAGGTTGAACTTAAGTGGGTTCCTGGCATTTTTTCACAAAAACTAACTCGTCCTAAAACTAATTCATCATTTAGACCTTTATAATCGTTTTCTTCTTCGACTTCAAATCCAAGCGAATTCAAAGCAACAGAAATTTCTTCGTTTTTAATACCTTTTAGGTCAATATACCTATCTAGTCAATTTCGCGTTATAATCATTTCTTCACCCCTTCTCTAGTTACCAAAAAAATGAAATTGATTCAAAAATCTCACATCATTTTCATAAAAATCTCTAATATTTGAAATACCATATTTTAGCATAGCGATTCTCTCAACACCAACTCCAAAAGCCAGAGCTGTATTTTTTTGCGGATTAATTCCGTTAAGTTTTAAAACACTTTCGTTAAAAATTCCTGACCCTAGAATTTCAATTCATCCTGAATTTTTACATAATTTGCAGCCTTTACCTTCACATTTAAAGCAACTTAAATCTACTTCTGCACTTGGTTCGGTGAAAGGAAAATAACTTGGTCTCATTCTAATATTAACTTTCTCACCAAATAGACGCTTACATAAGTACTGTAAAATTCATTTTAAATTAGAAAATGAGATTTTTGGACCAATTAAAAAAGCATCGATTTGCATAAATTGATGCGAATGAGTGGCATCATCCACGTCACGACGATAAACGTTACCAAAACTAACAGAACCGTGTTGTTTGCTATCTGGTCCGGTTTTTGCTAGTTCACTTAAAACACGAGAAGACATATTAGTACAATGAGTTCTTAAAACTTGATTTTCGTTTACATAGAAAGTGTCTTGCATATCTCTTGCTGGATGTCCTTCTGGTAAATTCAATCTTTGAAAATTATACTCATCTGATTCAAACTCTGTTCCGTCAACCATTTCAAAGCCTAACTCTGAAAAAATCTGGCTCAATTCCTCAATTACTAGATTTAAAGGGTGTTTTGATCCAAAATTAAAATCTAGTCCTGGTAATGAAACATCAATTTTTTCAGCACTCAATTTAGTTTTTAATTCTTCTTGGTTAAACTTTTCTTGCAAAGTGTTTAATGACTCGATAATTTCAGTCTTAATTTCATTAGCGAGTTTTCCAGCTTTTTGACGTACTTCTGCATCCACATTTCTCAAATCCTGTAAAATAGCGTTTAATGGTGAATTTTTACCCATGAACTCTTTTTTTAACTCTTCAACATCGTCCTTTGTTAGTGAACTAGTTATCTTATTCTTAAAAATTTCTTGTAATTCTTTTAACTTGTCTAACATGTGATTTCTCCTTAAATAATATATTATCATTTAAAATATATTATATAAAGCAATTAAATGATTTATTTAATTGCTTTAATTTTATCTTGAATTTTTAATATAGCCTTTTTTTGTACTTCTATTAGATTTCCGAATTCTGCTTCTTCTGGTTGAATTTTTTGCAGTTTTTTTATAATTTTAATTACATGTAATATGTAATTGTTTTCTAGTTTCAAGCGCCCAACTTCATAGTAAACATCTATGTCCACTTCGCGACCTGAAATTATGATATTTTCATGGTTAATGTTATGAAAAATTCACTTTAAAAAAGTCAGATTAATAAAATTTTTAATCTGACTGTATGTGTATATCAAAAAGTCTTTATAATAATTTAATTGATCATCAAACAAGGTCATTTCATTAATCATTTTGACTCCAATTTGGTAATAATTTTGATTTAAAGCTCTTAAATCCACTAGTTTTACTTCTATTTCATCGATAAATACATTTCCAAATTTACAATTTAAATCTTTTTCAAGATACGTAACTAAATTGGGCAGATTAAAAATATTAAAATAGTCTTCGTAAGGTCAACGCATTTGAAATTTATTATAATTAATTTTGATATTTTTTTGCATAAACTTATTTACAATATCATGGTGAAAATCTAAAAAATTCAT
This Spiroplasma endosymbiont of Panorpa germanica DNA region includes the following protein-coding sequences:
- the ftsZ gene encoding cell division protein FtsZ, with amino-acid sequence MSEINLNLNQTAKIRVVGVGGGGCNAVNRMVEENVQGVEFIVANTDAQVLAASKAETKIVIGAEISKGLGAGANPDIGRQAAIETEAKLKEVLSGSDLIFIAAGMGGGTGTGAAPEIARIAKETGALVIGIVTKPFRFEGRMRNSYAVQGIEELRKYVDSIIIISNDRLLDIIGGIPVAESFREADNILKQGVQTITDLIAVPSVINLDFADVRTVMRGKGNALFGIGIGKGPDKAIEAANKAITSSLLETSVRGAKDAIVNVTGGKNVSLNDAYDAVDIVQQASGEDLNIIFGIAINENLDDELIVTVIATGFEDDYRKMDQSYNQGFQPMNNRQNIEPEQRIQPQPQPNSVNDYDQQVNHQNMQPFNESFNDEFDDEPLQNAYDRRTPLTERQDPKRPSFVQEEENEMVSIQNRMNRFKEGEEGAKPESRPVQVLDNSDDDGDFPTFLRKKW
- the rsmH gene encoding 16S rRNA (cytosine(1402)-N(4))-methyltransferase RsmH; this translates as MSEHHVPVLLKESIQILDIRDYGIYVDATLGRAGHSKEILKRLTVGQLYALDQDKTAIDYGEKELANISTNFKVLQGNFSEIQSLLALNGVFKVDGILFDLGVSSPQFDNSHRGFSYRLDGKLDMRMNQETNDLTAWKVVNQWGLSDLIKIFREYGEEDYAVRIANRIIESRSQQAIDTTLQLVDIIKTALPQKVLKEKKHPAKKVFQALRICVNNEMEVLEMGIKSSLKILNKNGVLAIITFQSLEEKVVKKIFKDVTTDEKDKLISKLPVEVASEKEFELVVKRPIKPSKEELEINNRAHSAKLWVIKKR
- the mraZ gene encoding division/cell wall cluster transcriptional repressor MraZ, translating into MLLGTFEHNLDEKSRLTIPSKLRNQLGDTIYVSKGFEGCLEIRSQTEFEIWYKEISQHSSTNSNARLVARQIFSNSAEIDFDNAGRIKIPGNLLNLAEISKSVLLLGIGDKIEIWDVKKYEEYSNGHLTDLEEVANQLGGAK
- the rpmF gene encoding 50S ribosomal protein L32 encodes the protein MAVPFRKTSKAAKNKRRSHLSLVSNAIISCQNCGAMIRPHRVCRECGNYKGKEVVKIDN
- the pheT gene encoding phenylalanine--tRNA ligase subunit beta, encoding MIITRNWLDRYIDLKGIKNEEISVALNSLGFEVEEENDYKGLNDELVLGRVSFCEKMPGTHLSSTFVDTGTDLPHMILCGASNVGEGQFVITALPGMTIANGLTINKREIQGKSSEGMICSLTEIGMKPEFQTEKELDGIYEIHAKEDLYKSSGDSILEQIGFEDYTWEVDLTLNRSDALSALQLAKEVGNYFNRDFNFDFKNNIAQVKKPINIDVQIDTILSDEVKMIAYSAFETKKIYSLDSENLFIYSNDELMMKYSGIKKEDSFFEDLSNLIAFESGQPTIFLDPDKITAPLKITNLGSDKEPKIGLTMDDKVVVILGNNVEKEFQPTEKSLNLVALFLNISPIIMRRQQKLLNKSNCVLQRFMKPMSTNLVIQANEITTALLQKYDFIDTRQELAYIKKPDFDVKKILLPSKRIREYLGFGLNLKRIQKLFSQLDFQITTVGEKNNTFEFICDPNRLDLNFEADIIEEIARLYGYDNIKAVPPTLTMVGKPQNLARNVQSKLANYLIGAGYANVKTYSLTKAEDVSEWDLFKLNNPIKLMSPISKNHEVYRQSLAKSLIDVVELNSSRGNKSTKLYEVADIYNLSGVRQRHLAIAITGDLIDDKVFKTKIAVSFEYLKAICENILTIMNVDLSNVDFIWNSESNNDMHPFINAKICYEQKVIGFLFKLNPKKEQSLKVAGTLILELNLSEIEAISKKVIDLKPISRFQKTSRDVSFEIQDDKNLGSFFKDIIKDVDHLIGFKVIDVYVDEKLQSNQLKAIAMNFTFNSLEKQLSDNEINDEFNKIIANIDNLGLKVR
- the pheS gene encoding phenylalanine--tRNA ligase subunit alpha, producing MLDKLKELQEIFKNKITSSLTKDDVEELKKEFMGKNSPLNAILQDLRNVDAEVRQKAGKLANEIKTEIIESLNTLQEKFNQEELKTKLSAEKIDVSLPGLDFNFGSKHPLNLVIEELSQIFSELGFEMVDGTEFESDEYNFQRLNLPEGHPARDMQDTFYVNENQVLRTHCTNMSSRVLSELAKTGPDSKQHGSVSFGNVYRRDVDDATHSHQFMQIDAFLIGPKISFSNLKWILQYLCKRLFGEKVNIRMRPSYFPFTEPSAEVDLSCFKCEGKGCKLCKNSGWIEILGSGIFNESVLKLNGINPQKNTALAFGVGVERIAMLKYGISNIRDFYENDVRFLNQFHFFGN